The sequence below is a genomic window from Nicotiana tomentosiformis chromosome 6, ASM39032v3, whole genome shotgun sequence.
TCCTCTTTTGTCTTTTAAGTTATGAAACAAAACAATGTAGTACTGGAAGTTAATGTTACCTATCAAAGCACAAGTGTTGAACTTGGAAGCTTTTCTAGCTAGGATACTGTCGATCAAGACGATAATATATGATTCAAGTTCAATGAAATTTTAGCAATGTGGCTTCACTCGCAACTTGGAAATTTGATTGCTGTGTGGTCAGAGGAGCTTATATGCTATGCATAGTTTCATGATATAACATAGATTAGATTTTTCCACAAATCATAGAGCATTGCAATGATAGATGTTGCAGAAGGCAGGTACTGGGACATCTAGAGATTGGAATAGTAAATGATTTCTTATGTGTTCACCAGTAAAATTTTGTGGTTAATATGGGTTATATATAAGCCAAAGTTGAGGTATTTAAGCAAGATTGGGTTGCtatagtggtaagcaccctccacttccaaccaagaggttgtgagttcgagtcaccccaagagcaaggtggggagttcttggagggaggcaaccgagggtctatcggaaacagcctctctatcccagggtaggggtaaggtctgcgtacacactaccctcctcagaccccactagtgggattatactgggttgttgttgttgttgaggtaTTTAAGCAGGCAGGTTATAGGAGAAAGGCTGGTTGAATTTTGCTGTATAGAAGTAGCTGGTTAGAATCGTTAGAGTTGAAGATTCAGTGGCAACTGCAACAGGATATCGTTAAAAAGGCAGAGAAGAAGGGGAGAGGAGACTCTAGAACCTTGATTCTTCAGCATCACACATCACGGAGTTCGAAATGTTTCTTTTCCTGATAAGTGAAGGAGTTAAACAAATGCCGTAACTGTCTGACTGAAAGGGGCAATATAAATACGGTTGTAAGTTGTAATATAACTACAGGCTACATCATATTTGAGCGCGAATAGAGATTTAATTTCCTGACTGACAGTTGTAAGTTTTACATTGAAGTGTCTTTTTGACTATTATTTGCTTTTCTTTCAGGGTCTAAATATTTCTGACTAGATTTCCCTATTAAGTTCCTTGAGTAGAGACTGTCAGAAAAAAAGAGCAAAAatgatcccccccccccccccccaagtgcAGAAAGTTTAATGTAGAGATTCCGATTTTTGTTAATAGCAAAAGCATAGCTCGTGAAATGTTAGTGGCTGTGTTTCTATGATTTTGTTTATTTTGTAGGGTTTACTTATTTAGTGAATCTAGTATCAATTTGATGTTGGAGTATGCATTTCTCATTTGATCTGGTTTATAATGACAAAGGTGCTCTTGGTCATCCATTAATTGTTATTTCGTTTCATCACTTGATCAAAAGACGAAGAGGAGGCACCACAAACCTTTTATTGCATCAAATCTTTTGACATTCTGCGAGTGGAGTTAACAGATGCTTCTTTACTTTGTAGACTTGGCGGAAGGCAACACTGATTAAGAGAGGAAAAATTTAAATATGGTAAGTTTGTTTACGATTATTATCAATACTGCTTGAATTTACAAGTACGATACTCATTTATTTTTTCTGCTGGGATTTTCAGTCGGCACTCTTCAATTTCCACTCCTTTCTGACGGTAGTGCTGCTAGGGATTTGTACATGCACTTATGTGAAGATGCATTTTCCTGCACTTCTTGAACAGAGAACTGGGTAAGTCTTCTCCATGAGTATATAAATATAATAACTTATAAGAAAGTATAAGTAGCTCTCTATAGCTGGGGGATAGGAATTTGGCCTTAGTGTCATGTCAGTGTTACCTATGCTGAGCCTTAATAGTTCCTATATCAGTTTCTTCTTTATTTCCTCTTGTGGTAAAGGGTAAAAAAATGCTTCTTTTATTCCTTTATTATGTGGATGCCTGGTTTGAGAATGTCTTTTGCTGGTGCATTTTCTGAATGCACTCTGTATTTCTATTATTCTGTCATGGTCGGCATTTCATGTATGGTCTCACTTATAAGGCAGCAGGTAAGCCTTCTCTTTTACTGGGTACCATGTAAGCCTGCAACATGGTAAATTTTGTCGTTGGATGGGTTCCATTTGCTGCTAAAGACACATATTAGCCCTCTACACACCCTCCCTGTGGTCGGAACCTTCTCCCTTCTTTCTTGCTCCTTCTTCATTGCCCCCATCCAtcatttttttttggggggggggggggggttggtaGGGGCTTCACAGACGGGTTAGAGGAAATAGCTCATAAGAAGGAGGGTTCAGGAGAGAGGCACATTCCTTCTTTTCAGAACTCTCCTGCAACATATCCCTCTTCATATTCTGTCTTTCATAAGGTTTAACCCCACAaattgaaggttttagaatggtcATGTACCTGAGGGGCTCAAGAATGATGATCTGTGTCACACCTACACATACACACATAACAAacataaaagaagaaaagaaaagagccAAAATTAGGCATTTACAATCTGTTTCGTGCAATTATCCTCCTCCTGAGCTATGTATATCCACAATGACGAGCCATGTGACCCACCTTATGTACTACGCGACTATGAGGATTTAAGGGTTCCCGATGTAGTTCTATTGCTCTGGGGAAGTTGGTGGTTAAACCTGCATGTGTGGATGTTCTTTCACTCGAAAATATCTTTGTTAGGACAAAATATGGGAAACTCTGATCCAAAATGATCTCATTGAGGTTGAACATGATGCTAGTTGGGGGAGAAAAAGATTACATGGGCACTTTTAATTGGATCTACTCGTTTTACTTGGCTTTTAATGGACTTAAACATGTAATTTTAGCTGAGGACATCTCAGGCTTCGACTGCCTATCTAAAAAAAATTCAGGTTTCGAAGCTAACAAAAGTTCTGTAATATGTTCTCCATGTATCTCCCCCTTAATGTTGTAGCTTATTGCTTTATACTATATTTCTTTTACATACTTACTAGATGGTAAACGTGGCAGGTTTCGAGGTTTCTTTTGGAAGGCTGCTAGAATAGGTAAGTTATCTCCTACCTCGCTGATGTACTTCTTTGAAGAATTTTCTGGACtagtttcctcttcttttttttaacaGAATTCCAAACTGTTTTGCTGGTTGTTAAAAATAATGCCCGCATCTCTCTTAAACGATTACTGGCATGCATCCTATGAAATCGAACCATACAATAGGATGTTGATGAATTACTGAAGCACTGCCGATATGAGGACACACAATTTAAATAGGGGCATCATACTTTTAATAAATACGAATAACACAATCCTGGTTAAGCATTATTGTTATATCATAAGTGCATCATCTTGAAAGGAAGTTATTCTTGTAGCTCTCTCTTGCTTGACCAATCCATAATATTTTGTAACATATGATCCTTTTTTCCCCCTCTTACCCCATTTTTAATGTAACTAGAAGCTTCATCTGCTTGTGTGATTGCATGTCACTTGTATTCCTATATCTTCATGGTGGTTCTTCTTCCGTTTGCTCTAACTTGTTTATTCTTCTATTTGGGGGTTCTCTTTTTGTTTAGAGAGTTCTCTGATTCTTTTAACACTTCAATTAATTTAAAGTCACGAAAATGGTGGAATTGTTTTTGCTCATCTCCTCGAAATTTCCCCTTCTACCTAAAGTATGATATTACATATAACCTAAAGCACATTAACTAGCGTATTAAAGAGAAAAGGATAAATAGCACAGAGATCAAGCAATAAAATATGGTgaatgtcctttttcatcctaCCATAGCAAATTTAATCTTTTAATCCATTCATTCAACCAGCATGCATGAAATTTGACAAGTTGTCGTACAATGCTTCAATGTGGACAGGTGAACGTTTGAGTCCATGGGTGGCTGTGGGCTGTTTGACGATGGGTGTTTCAATAATCTTCTTCTGACAGAACAAACTGTTTGAACTCAAGAAAGTACAATCTCAGCTAGGAGTAAATTATCAGTTGATTTTGCTTTTTCATCAAATGCTTTCTTTGATTAAAGGATGACACCAAGCTTGATGTGAGACCAATTCCTGCTTTCCTTGATCACTACCTGGATCGTGAACTGAGTTTTAGCGAGTAAAATCTTTGTACTGTGATGAGAAGGTTGGAATCTGTATTGTCTTTTTTAGCACTCAGAATTTTACTGTACGTGGTAATAGCTGAGTCTACAAATAGAAATCAAGAAGTCTGATGCGCTCATgtatttgtttgaattgattaTCATATCATATGTCCATTATTTGCGTGGTCTATCAGCTGCTCGAACAGCATTGAAAAATTACTCCAGATCCACCTCTCCGTATGAAAAGAAATTTTCTTTAGAATTAAAAAAAACAGAGGAAGAAAAAATCCTCCACAATTATTAAGTATGAAAATATTTTGGTCACCTTATTCCAAGCATTAATTGGTTAGTTTTCTAGCTGCAGTGACCACCGAGTCCAGGGATGCCTCTAGAAACTCTCCAATTTAAAAATCTGACTAGTTACTACTCTATGTTGTCTTTTTCACATTAATGGTGGTCGGGTCAATTTGTAGGTATTTTGCCTATTTCAATAAGTACTTGCTAGTTCTTAATCAAAGTTGGGCAACTTTGTCAGTCAGATGTTACGTAGATGGGAAAAACTTGTCTAGAATTTTGTATtcgttgagatttgaatttgtcTCACATGATTTCCATCTTACTTTTTTTATGTAGTACACTTGTGCCTCTTCAGAACGGCAGGTCGGGACGTCGGGGTCTAGTCCTATTTTAGTAAAAATAGCACcggctagccagttttcgaacTGGTAATTTAAAAATAGCCAACATATGCAAagtcattcaaaaatagtcactattttactgcaacacggaccggtccagcataatatattggagattgatgcacatgtgtatgaacttccagcatattatgctggaactccaacacgcggaaagttccagcataatataccggagattggagcacttgtgtatgaacttccagcatattatgctggaccggtatattatactggaactccagtatattatgctggaatattttctggattttgaacagtattttcgttcagatttatctttacatgaaaagtggctaaatttcgattacttttgaaactgtggctatttttcaattaccgcttgtaaatctgactatttttaaaTTTCTCCCCCTATTTTATCAATCAAAGagttacaacttgtttggatggttattacatatcgtttcataatgtatcataTCGTATTATATTGTCTTGTACTATATCGTTTGATGAacacaatgtttggatagattgtgtcGTGTGCCGTCATTTTATGATATCCCACAccagcaatatgaagaataaacttgcaatattataaataaaaaattatgatacggtatataaaaaggtagggtaaatgataaaataaaattatttaataataatgaagggtgagattgagagaaaaaaataaggtaacgacGCAACCACACCAGATCGGTTGTTACATAAAGTGGCACATTTCGTAATTACGTAACGACGAATTTAACGacacgatacaataaaatttaagtaacaatcaaaacaaacatcatatttaaagtaacaatacgatacaatacaataggtaacaaccatccaaacaagctgttagtaACAAGCTATCTTAAAGCAATAATTTAAGCTTTAGTTTGaccataattttttttatttacttttttccaaaaaatatttaaaaatattatttggttATAAAGAGTGACAAGTTTTTGGGCAgttcttgaagatgaattttcAAGTTTCAAAATTAGACTAGTTTTTCAAGTTTTTCTACTTATAAAACTTCAACTTCTTTTCAattaaaatgcatgtccaaaaataatttgaacttccaaaaattatttttcatcttttcttcaaaaattcttttttaagtttcaatcaaatctatATCTGAACACTAGCTGATAGAATGTAtgagtccaccaaactgtatagagacctGGTCCTATACCAGTTCCCACAGAAATAGCTAATGAACTAGTAAGTAAATGACATgagagatttttacgtgaaaaaatcCCTACTCAAGGGgataaaaaatcacgacctacactggtaggatttcaacttcactaatgAACaatctttagattacaacctattgcaacctaggaattaaactcttaatccctcactaacttgcaATACACCCATTACAAACTTTGCAATATACCTATTACAAAGACTTCAACtcatgactaactctagtcacgaCACAAGCTCTGCGGTTTTGTGGTTTTTGAGGTTCCTAATTTAAGCTTCTAGATAAGCAAAGTAGGAATTACAATAAATAACAAATACAAAgatacaactcaactaaggacatacaaaaGACTTGTTATGGAACTGGTCTGTAGTAGTGTTGcactttgttcttgatgcacttgtgACTTCAATGCTGGATAATCAGATCTTGAATGCTTTGGTGAATATCACAAGTGTTCAAGTGATGTTTTGTTGTAATGCTTCTTGTTAATATCCTTTGAATGACATCACTTAGATGATGTAAACACTTGGTTGGTAAAAAGCCATTCCCAATGGGAAGTGACTGTTGCACTGTTTCTGTACTGTAGCATTTACAGTGCAGGCATTCACTTTCCAATTGTAGAGTTGACTTCGTACTGCTGTCAGGGAAACTCAAAGGGATCAGATCCCTGAGTTGATTTTTTTCTGTCTGAAGTCATACAACACACATTAGCTTGAGTCCGTTGATAGAGATATATACCAAGTGTACATCAGGTCCTTTATCTGGTTCTTAacaataagtttgttagatcatcaaaacataatttTAAGATACTTTAAACCCAtcaatttctccctttttgatgatgacaaactctaaAAATTGACAACTATTTGCTGAGCACAATAAACCAGATAAAGTACCAGGAACTTCACAAGTTCCCCCGGACTCTATGCTTCCCTCTTATTCAGATCCCCCTGCTTATGCTTCCCCCTTAATTATATCCCCCTGCTTCAAtttatcttcccccttttggcatcattaaAAATACACAAGCAAGCAATCAACATAAAGAAGTCTAGCCTAGCTAACTCGTGCCACATGTGTGCAAACAACATGATAGAAAAAAAAAGCAGAAAAAGACAAGCATTTAACAATAAAATAGAGTCTTCATTGATTTTTATAAAACATAAGCCTTTGCCATTACAGCAAAGGCAAGTTTGTACTGTTGAAAGCGGGAGCAGTACAGGTGAAATCCATCCACATCACAAAAAGACAAAAACAACTACCACAAGTCATCAAAACAAAAGATAGAAACTTGACGCTGGTCACTGGAAGATTTTATTAGAGGGCACTAGAGGAGGAAGGCTTGGAGGAGGCTACAAGAGTGTTGAGAACAAGGTCAATCCGAGCATTTGCGGACATTTGCTCTGCGAGCAGTTTCTCTCTCAGGTTCTCCACCTGTTGCCTGAGCTCAGCATTTTCCTTAGACAGGCGAGCAACTTCTTCACTTAATGAAATGGAGGGTCCTGGTGCTGCTATAGCCTGACTAAGCTAAGTCTCAAGAATGGCGTTCCGTGACTTCAGCTTTCTGATCTCCTCTGTTGCACTATTATGGGCGTTGATTAGCTGTGAGATCGTCGAAATGCTTCCCATTCTATAACCTTTTAAATACAATCACAATCCTCCAGTGTAGTTTTCGAGAAGGTTTGTTTCCTGGTCCCCATCTTGGGATTTCCTAAAGGTACATCAAAGAACTTGAAGACACGCGTGAGAAGAAAGCCATACGGAAGTCCATGGTTCCCATCTTTGAAAGCTGCCGCTTTTTATATATGTTCAATCATAATGGCATGCAAGGTGATAGAACGGAACTCATCTAGTGCTTCCGTTAAGTATAGATCATACATGGAAGTAATGGACCTTCTTTCAACACGAGGGAGTAGAACCTTGTTAACCAACTCAAATAATAGTTGATACCTCATCCTTATATACTTTGGCTACATAATCTTTGAACAGATAGCCCCACTGCTGAAATTCCACCATCTCAAGAATTTGTCTCATACCCGCTATTTTAGAAATCTCTGGGTCAAAAGTGCGACCCCACAGTACCTTTTGATGTCTCAACCTTTCTTGCCCTAGTACACTTACACTTTTCACCTTTTTGCAGAACCGGGTTCCCCAACAGTTTCCAACTTCCTTTTGCCAGACCTGCCAATGGACTTGCCCTTACCACTTGATTTTACCAGAATATCATCATCAGACACAGATTCTTCCTCCACAACTTGCTTAGACTTGACACTACCTTTC
It includes:
- the LOC104119289 gene encoding uncharacterized protein, encoding MSALFNFHSFLTVVLLGICTCTYVKMHFPALLEQRTGFRGFFWKAARIGERLSPWVAVGCLTMGVSIIFF